TTCAAATCTGACTGACAGATCCCATAATACATCCTTTAAACTAAATAAACGATTAGCGTAGTAGTcacatttgttttgtatttttctcttctgttagatttttgaattttaaagGTCATATGtgatatacaaaatatatgGTGCAAGTGTCAACATTAAAACAAGGATagataaaaatagaaatgcaaatagaacattaaaaatatatatcataaaatagttatttatatatatatatatatgcatatttactgcagtaaattaaaattgtatatgTACACACAATATTATCATTAGTGTGATGCTCTGAGtgcataaaatacattattctTTTTAACAAAACACCTGTCAGTGGCTGTTATTCAAATATCATGGCTTTcctttcataatttatttatgcttatatctttatgctttcatttttttttagttttgcttTTGACATCTTTTAAATGTGCCCTAATGCATTGTGTCTCTTTTGTTCTTCAtttcaaaacctttttttttatttattagaaagCACTGTTGATTGATTGAAGAAAGCACTTCAGTCTCTGCTCAAATTTTGTTACTATGTTGCTATATGGTGAAATGCACGCAACAAACACTTATTGGACTATATGAATGTTGACACTTAGCGGGGCTTCATATCTGTGAATGCAATCAGCTTGCACAGTGGTTAAATGAGGGGGCGGCAGACATGCATGCAGTGTGGTGGGCAGCCCTCCCTCTTCTTAAAGGCCTATACCTGCTCAACTGCTGTAGTATGCTTCTACGGAAACCGCTTGTCCATCAGCACACCCACACATGAATAGTGAGATTGCACTGAGGTGCTCAGATTCTGAGTGCTATACTGACAGCACCGTTCAAGGCCGTGCACTTTGTGTCTTTCTGTAGAATCAATTGCATTATCTTCAAACCAGTAATGGTCGGAATAGCAGACTGACATACTATGTAGTATGTAAATATGTAGTATGTATACTGTGCACAGTATGCAAATTTTGTGTGCATTGAATATCCAGATGAAGTATTAAACTTGCTAAAATGTGAAGTACAAAATTATTTCCCACCATGCGGTGTGTTTTACCTGATCTTTCATTTCCAGTGTGACTAAtcaaatatagtttttatttgatatttaaatgtatatgcttaatttatgattcattatttattttagtattttttttatttacatatattcagcaaggatatatttaattattcaaaactgatgtttcaaataaatgctgttcttttgaacgttctagtcatcaaagaatcttgaaaaaaaaatctattaaaatgttaagcagcacagctcttttcaacattaatgataataataataatgttattagaatgatttctgaaggatcatgtgacactgaagactggaataatgatgctgaaattcagctttgcatgactggaataaattttttttttttaaatattaaagtagATAAcgtatttaaaattgtaataatatttcacaatactgtttttaccatttttttatgtttcaattttttaaacagtactgtgcagatttatattttaatattttttatttttagacaaaataatgtaaatcaatttttaattgatacatttttaattgttagccataaattaaaattatttattggcTTTTCAGTGTTGgacagaattttaaaatcagtcCTTCAAGATCATGATAAAAATATAGGTCATATCAGAGTGTTTACATTACTGCGGTTAGGATGATGCACCTGACCACATTTCATTTCCTCTAAATATGCAAGATCTTATTTTTGCACATGGTGAATGCATATAATAGCTATCactaaaaaaatgcaataatcaGTAGGCTACGCAAtcaaacataatataataaacaaagtcagaaataaaatttatcagtgtactaaatgtaaatgcatgtaataTAGGCTAAAAGAAAACTTTTTCGTTTTCTTATTCGTCAATTGTGCAGTTATTCATTTCttgtttcatttttggttttgtGATTTGAgtttaatcttttctgttttcttttttccaccCACTGCCCTCTCACTGTCCTTTCTTTTCCTCCCATGTTTTTATTTGCCATGTTTCCCTGTCTTCCTGCCTCTGTGCCGCCCCTCAGCGGGGTTTGTGAAGTCTCCCCTCTCTGAAACCAAGCTGACGGGTGACACGTTTGAGCTGTACTGTGACATTGTGGGGAAGCCCACACCTGAGATCCAGTGGTGGTACGCGGAGGTGAACAGAGCCGACAGCTTCTTCCAATTGTGGGATGGAGCACGCAGGCAACGTGTGTCCATCAACACGGCGTACGGCGTCAATGGTGTAAGCGTGTTAGCCATCACTCGCGTCACCATCGAGGATTCTGGGATTTATGAGTGCAGGGCCAGCAACGACCCACGGCGTAACGATTTGCGCCAGAATCCGTCCACTACCTGGATACGAGCCCAGGCAACAGTTACCGTGTTGCAGAGTGAGTTAAACTGTCCCCGCTAGTGGTGTAGCCAAAATAAACCATCCGCCCCCTTGATTTTACCTCCATTTATTGTTGTGCCGTGGCCAGCGTTTGCTGTAATGGATCTTCCCTTTTCCTCCTCCTTTTGTTTTAGTCTGTAACCGGAGTATTAGCTGGTCAGAGCACCATCCTATTAGATTACTCTTGCCCTTGTAGCTGCTACATATACAGGCAGTGACCTATTTTTGTAGTCAAAAAGCCCTTATTGAGTGGAAAATGTCCTTGTCCTCCTTATTGAGATATTTCAGGGTTTGACCATGACATTATTACAGTTTCTGTTCCGAGGAATCCATGGATCTGGTAAGGTCAGCCGATATATGTTATTCAGTGTCTTTTGGCAATTCCTATCCTATAGGCCTGTATCATATATGATATACAGTGGAGTTCAGAAGTGTGAGATCACTATGCTGCCTCAGAATTcagtataaattatataatcataatataacaatgttttATGTGAAAAAGATGAACTGAAGCAGGGTTACTATCACTaaaatcgtaaaaaaaaaaataataaataaaaaaaaacattttagttacctgaaataaaataaacgttaattgaaatgaaataaaatacaaacaaataattattttagctACTGTAGTTTCCAAAGtaacattttttcattttcctttagtttaactttaaatacttaaataaataagctaaattaactaaaactaataaataaaaagaataaaaactaatgtaatgtaaatatgcacaacaaaatgactaaaacgtCAACTAAAACGAAAGAgaaaccaaaatatgaaaataaaacattcaaaacattaaaaaaaactataatagtgtaTCTGTGAGACTATAATAGTAATGGACTTTACGTTTCGGGATTTAGTATTTGGTTTGTGTTCGTGTGCAGAATCCTAGAcgtttattatacattttatattataatgtttctttattttacaatttaaaaaattcaaaatccTAAAAGACTCCAAAATACCTTTTGTGGTCTCAGGTGTTTGGACCCCACTGGATATAGCATATGAAatttttgcacacacacacgtatttgtgtgtgtgtgagtgtgtttgtgttcccTGCCACCTTCAGTCAGTGTGATGTAGTACTTCTCTGGCCTTGACCAATGCATCTGTGTTTCCAGAACCATCAATTGAGTCAACGGATCACATGATTCTACCCATGGGTTACCACAGCCCACCAATCACGCTTCAGTGCAACCTTACAGCTTCCCAAAGTAAACACCAAGAGAGCTTCTGGATGAAGAACGGGGAGGAGATCCCTGACACAAGGGgcaatgacaaaaacacagaatacAAGTAGGTGCTGTTatatatgtgcgtgtgtgtgtgtgtgtgtgcacatattATAATTTTCACTCATTCAGTTcaatgtcataatttattttacttgttcattcataatcatatttattttacttatttattcaaatgagaTTTAAGTTGAACTGAATGGTGccacattatattttaatactttttttgtaatgttgtaaacatatttttcatatGACCAGACTGCCACATcatgcatttaatattttaaaccatttttgttCATAGTGTATAGTATACGGAAATTAAATTGACATATTAATCAATTAAACATACAattataagtatatttatagCCAATATACACAACTATTACTAGTAGGGCTGAAACTAACACATTTTGACTGACACACAACTGTCAGTATATAtgcacatatacatatgtaaatatactgACAGTTtgtaactcaacatacagcatGGCTATTGTAAATTGTATTGCAAAAACATTGACCTTAATATCATTCTATGCTACTATCAGATCAAAATATGCCAATATAGGCTTCTTATCATTTGCATCACCTGAGGCCtttgttttgtaaatgtattgtcTCAGTGACTCTCAAACTCTGGCTGAGTGTTTGTTGACGCCGCTCTGCTTCTCCGCTTGCTCTAAATCCTGAGCGAGGGCTCTGTCTCTACCAACACGTGTTGCTAATCTCTCTGCCtgactcctaatctaatcagacTAGGCACACTAGTACTGCTAACATTTAACCTGCATTAGATCTCTCTTTACCTGTGGGTGTGTTATtctaaattgttttatattatgcCAAGGTACTTCAAAGAATAGCTGTTACCTTCACTTTATGAGTGTAATGTGTTTTATCTATTATACAGACTTAATAAACCAAGGCCAGAGGATTCGGGcgagtatatgtgtgtgtacacgtTCGATTCGGCCCCCGCAGCAAATGCCACTATTGAGGTAAAAGGTAAGATGCCCTCAAAATACCCCCGTTTCtcaaaatgtaatctaaaaaaatatagGAATTAAATGTTCACTGGAGTCTGATTTTCAGTTGTTTTGGATGAGTGTTGACATTTTGAACCTGTCTATGGGGTCAGCTTGTCTTTCCATCTCTTCCACATAACACATGCTGAGTCAGAGCGGAGCTTGGACGCTCACAAAGGCCATGACAGCATGAATGTGAGCTTGGTTAGTTGAGTGGGAAAGACATCCAGGTTTTGTTCACCAGGCAGTACAGGATGAATGCGAATAAATTCTTTACAATAATtagaatataattatataaaagtaaaaaactgatgatattcacaacgttaaacgacttggcacaagctgattggttcatttTGCATACGCAGCCAATGAGATTGCTGCTTTGcatttaaatggctggttagcattcacttgagcatttgcagcgcgctTTCAGAATTCCTCTGAAatcctccaccttccccagctccacctgtatagatctgccaGGGGTTATTTTacatgctatttgtgcagcagcagtatgtcttaaaggTGGGTTAAgcgatttctggtagccaatgttgatatttgaaatcaccaaaacaaacacgcccctaccccaaatGGTCTCGCCCCTGTTTTAATAGCTCCGCCTCACACATATATAGCCTACGCAACCCAGGCAaggattagttctgtgaaacaaagcaaaaccttgtctacaccggacgcgagaAGTCACGATAATCAGGGATGCTGTCATAGTTCTTAGTTTGAAtctataaatgtaaatcatgtatatataaatttaaaacagagtatatttgtgaccctggaccacaaatacagtcttaagtagcacagatatatttatagcaaaagccaacaatacattgtataggtcaaaattatcaatttttcttttatgccaaaaatcatttggatatcaagtaaagatcatgttccatgaagatattttctgtatatatatattcctaacgtaaatatatcaaaacttaatttttgattagtaatatgcattgctaagaacttaatttggacaactttaaaggtgattttcttaatattttgaatcgttattttcaaatagttgtaaatATATAGTCTGATTcgttattatttgttattaaaccAATCAATGTGTCATctgtaaacttaaaattttgCACTGAATTGCAATGTGAAACAAAATCATTAGTGTATACAGAGTACAATAATGGTGACAGTACACATCCTTGTGGGGCCCCCACATTGATTGTCTTGAGACTTGAaagtatattattaattttaactaCTTGTGTTCTGTTCTGCAAAAAATCCAAAATCCAAAAAGCAAGGGAGTGTTGAATCCCCAATTGCTTTAACTTATCAAAAAGTTTAActgtaataattgtattaaattccAATTTATAGTCCACAAAAAGGACTCTGACATAAGTACTGGGGGCTTCAAGGTGTTGCAGAATTGAACGGATACACAGAGACACAGCATCATCAACCGACCTATTAGCCTTATAGGCGAATTGATGAGAATCCAGACAGATTTTAGAAATTAGACACCTAAGCACCAATCGCTCAAAGATTTTCATAGCAACTGAAGTTAGGGCCACTGGTCTGTAATCATCTAAGCAATTAATATTCGACTTTTTCGGCACTGAAATTATAACagctgctttaaaacatgctGGGACTCTGCATACTCTTAATGACCAGTTGATTATATCGGTGAATACTGGGGCAAGGATGAACGCACACCACTTCAGTGTTGCAgatgatatgatatttttattttattttaaatttttttaaaacgttTTCATCAAACATTTgacttaaatatatatttctgaatcCTGAATTATAGGTCTCTATATtatgtacatacatttttattttgtttgtactGACAATCAATGGGTGTATGTTAAAATGTCAGGCAGCCCAGATCTCCTTGTGATCATGTGTTTAATAATGGCCTTTAAAGCTCCCAGGctgtttggtttgtgttttaGAGATCATCAGCTGGTAAAGTGCCATGCGGTTTAAGCGTGTCCTGGTCACCTCTTTCTGGTTATCCTGCGGTCGGCTCACAAGCACCAGATGGTGGCCTGCATGTCTGAGGGGGTGGGGATGTAAAtctgtctctttttctctcgCTTTTTCTATCTCTTAACTGAGGTATTTGGTGTCATTTAGACTGAATTAACCTTTAAAAAGTCTCCTGTCGTGATTCATTATTTGACTCTTGAATTACAAAATGTGGAGATGATTTACATGTGGATGTTTTGCGTATTTGTGGGGGTATTTGGCATATTATGAATAATATGCCTTCTTTTGATGCAAATGCTTCAGTATACTCTGTTGGTTTCACTGGCTAAGCCTTAGAGATTTGACTGTGAATCATCTCATTATGGCCCCTTATattcagtgtatatattttacatagtatatacatatattccTTTGAGATATTAccatattacatttaatatgtcAGTGACAACAGCAAGTATATAATTATGTTATCAAGGTTAATGTTTTTGACTCACCAatactacatttatttgtttaaaaacagtattattgtgaaatattattacaatttcaaatagccgtttttgttttaatttagataaataaataaatttggtattattatgattattatcatattattatcaatgttgaaaacagctgaactgcttaatatttctgtaaaaagtgattttttttaaggataatttgatgaatagacagttttttaacattatgaatgtctttactgtcactttttatccaattagtgtgtccttgctgaataagtaTTAAACAAAAATCGTAATGACCccatgcttttaaaatattgtctcaATATcaactaatgttttatttaattataaaaaagtcttatttagggatgcacaatatatcaACACTTCATCAGTAATCATTAATTTGTCAGATGATACTGAATAGATAGTAGTcaatattggatatttaattgttacTTATGTTCTCCGTATTTATCAATTTGGTGGTCTAACACTCACAGaaagttaatttttaaaaacacaaatttaaattaatatcaatttgacataatgttataatgtgaaattttgttagCCATCCCTATGCTTTTTGATctgtttaaataacattaaattaaatgagaTCTTGAACCACACTTCACCTATTTCAGAAAAGTTACAGCTTTGAATCCTGAGTAATTCATGGGATAAATTTGAACTTGAATGCACTGTAAATCTCTTTGGGGAAAAAGgtcaaccaaataaataaatttgaaggAGAAAACGTCATTGTTTTCATTGCTCTTAGCATTTTCATCCAAATCGGCTTGTGTGGCAGCACATCAAATCGCTGTGGACTTAAGTTCTTGGTTTATTCCCATGCGCTGGGGCAATCATGgtatattttcttaatatttccTGATCCGCCACTAGTTTTAAGCTATATTTACCACACAAACATGACATTGCAAATGACACATGAAAAAACGTCCATGTAATGATTGAAGATCAGGGTGCTTAATAAGGTTTACGCAATGAGATCTGTTCTGATAGTGAAGGTCTCACTGTCCTTCTGCTCTCCTCTCATAGCTACACCAGACATCACGGGGCACAAGCGCAGCGAGAATAAGAATGAGGGTGAAAAAGCTGTCCTCTACTGCAAATCCATGGGTTATCCTTATCCCATGTGGAGCTGGCGCAAACTTGATAACGGCGTCAGTATGGTATGGTCATTTTGACACATGTGAATCTTGAATCTTCTGTTTGGtcgttttaaagggacagttcgacccaaaaatgaaaattcatctaCTTAGCCTCAAGTTGTAGTAtaatcactgtaaaaagtgaaagttgacttaacttaaaaaaattgaggaaacccgttgccttaaaattattaagtacataatatttttttttttttaaaagttaagtgaacttgacaattcagttaacttattttttttaaatatcatttacaacgggtttcctaaattttttttaagttaagtcaacttatcactttttacagtgatagtatataatatttactttatataaTACTTTATATATCTAAGTTTTTGAACCTTtagataaaatgttttgaaaaagttTGCTtcatacatcaggcttttatggcccACATAGTGTGATATAGTGAGTGCTCAaacttgaaaatgaaaaaaaaataaaataaaaacaatcaaaaaatgtgctattttggtgctgatatttttatgGCTAAAAggtaagatgaaattctgatgcttgtaatgtaataaattagattttaacagTATAACAGACTGAAATGTcttataaatatcagttgttaATTTGTATCCCAATAATAcctcacattttaacatgatttttctaaaaatattgtttgcataataatatgtgtgtgttttgtgtatgtttattatgtatatatgaatacacacatatacagtatatattttgaaaatatttacatttatttacatgtctatatttatattcatataatttatattataaataaatatatttaatatataaacagcatatttttctgaaatatatacacgcatgtgtgtgtatttatatatacataataaaaatacacagcacatacaaaaacttttattttggatgcgattaatcgcgattaatcgtttgacagcactaataacaatataaaatttattcttacatttactttataaaacaaaagaatatttACAGTTATGCAAAAAGGTCTTGTAGTTTCTGTTACTTGAGCTACCTTCAAGCATTtatcatttaataaaaagtCAATCTTTTTTAATGAGAAATACTATTTAAGCGTATAATCAGTGGCTTTTCTTCCCCTTTCTTTCACCTCTCCTTGTCTGTCACCGGATTTCCTCCCACTCCATCACTCTCCCAGGAAATTGACAACGCCTCTGGCCGCTTCTTCATCAGCAGCAAGGATGGCTACACCGAGCTGTCCATCATCAACCTAGACATCAACTCCGACCCCGGAGAGTACGAGTGCAACGCCACCAACATTATCGGCTCCAACTCCATGCCATCAGTTCTGCGCGTCAGGAGCCGCCTGGCCCCCCTGTGGCCCCTGCTGGGGGTCCTCGCCGAGATCATCATTCTGGTGCTGATCATCGTCATCTACGAGAAGCGCAAGAAGCCTGATGATGTTCCAGACGGTGAGTTTAAAAGGGTGGGTTACAGTTTCAATATAGACTATTGATGTTAGGCTGATATTTATTTCACAAACGTAGAGAGGAGATTGGTATTGGAAGAGATTTAGGAGTGATGACTAAAACAAGACAGTTTGCCTAATATAATGCCAATAAATACACCCACAGTGGCCAAAacattattcaaatatatttttattaaaaatgttattacataAAGTGTGGGTCTTAACTCTCCAAATAATTTGGGCAGCTAAGATACATTCTTAATgcaacaaaatgttaattaagaCAAAGATGTTTATCTACAAAAATGGCTCAGAAAGTTAGTTCTgagaattgtttttattttttatatctaaTCCAATGACATTCACACATTTTGAAGAGTGGTTTACGTGTCCAAATAGATATTGCAGTGTACTGTATCCACTCAaatcaaaaattattcagatataatttttgatatttttttactagtgggtgcaggacactatagttcataaATTTGAGGATAGGAAAATAAAGTGAGCTGTGACAtatattatacccaaaaattcttcatagagtggactaccagtaaaatttgGGATCAAAAAATATTCAGACACTTCGACCTGACCGTGTTTTGTTTAAGTGTTCTTTCTTTAATTACTAATGcgacctttttacaccacagactgaacaaaattaagcattgcttggtaattggttgacctcaattggtattatctaattgtgtacttacattcagagctgggtagattacttacaaattgtaatccgttactgattccagattacatgacaaaaattgtagtcagtaacgtaatccattacattacacattttaggtaatataatcagattacttttagattacttatcacattgatttaaatagcattgtcttgtaccataatgatgtaaaaactgcaaagagtaagaaaacttgttccgttcattgtaatttacaacatgaagtgcattaaacattatgttacatcaaggtttcccaaactagggttcgtaaaggaactgcagaggggttgtgagtttaatgaaaagctgacaattaattaaatcattaaaaaaatttggtaacactttattttagggtctcttaactagttgctaattagcatgcatattactagaatattagccatttattagtagtaattaagcacatatcaatgccttattctacatccctaatcttacccaatacctaaacttaacaactaccttactaactattaataagcagcaaattaggaatttattgagggaaaagtcgtagttaatagttaataagtgttccctatactaaagtgttaccaaaaatttaaatgaaaataaatcattttaaaacaaactccctttctttatttgaactccctttcgaggaaagtctcttcacttggCGGCCGTACAAGacctatcttaatgaatgggggaatcctgaattctcaaaaactgctcgctgaactcacaattaaattacatatgtcaaatcagcaacaaaaatctgaaattaattgccccatgaatgttgcttcttatgctcaaataacgtttgaaaagtttatttttcaggctagaccaggcAATGCGCATGCGGAGTCATAACGTGCTTTTGGCTGGCTggaaatttggctctttcatttagaaggtgggactacTCCTCCATATTGCGCGTTGCAGTTTcttcccattcataagtataggagagAACCATCTTtgcatttctatagtctttgttttaaataaaacacttactaaaaaaaggtgaaatatttttatttacctgcatgcaatgtgatcattaatcagCATCAAAGAAACGTgagcatgcaaatgtgttacttaattattgaaatatttattttaaaatctaagggGTACTtcaagcaaatatatttggtgaataaggtttagatgacaaaaagttttggaatgcctgcattataaataacgtgaatatgtgcattttaattagttataattaataatacatggttaaaaaacctacagagtaattcaaataaaaatgaatgtgttcatcagtagcctagttgatgcaatgttgagacccttctgaaatgatttttgtaaatctagtgttcaaatgctgtcgccacctgactaatgactgatctttgtgtgaatgtccacaaaactggactatatatacatatgtatataattgGTAGGCTATtatagaaaggaaaatttaaaagatgaaaaagagaaattagagagaatcaatgatttatgaataatgtattgctattgtgtgaataatatgtaatcatgtaatccataaaaaagtaactgtagtctgattacgagtattttaaaatgtaacttactctgattacaagtacttaatttttggaatctgattacgtaatccagattacatgtaatcagttactacccagctctgcttACATTTAAAAGCTGTATAattttttggttgattgtaatccattacatacctttctatcaaagttatctgacattatcaagaggaatttgttctgacacagtttaactctgaatTCTTGTCatatattattaccattttctaaactatagcgaataaactgtatAGCTAATATAATGTGAGAAAAGTTGAAGGTgtctaaataaattttatttatatatatatatatatatatatatataaataaaatgatgaaacaatgtgatgttttattaacaaatttcgggaggagcacgcgcagataattaacagccaattcatcatcagcaatcacaccatctatccaatcagctcgacagagaacccctataaataatcaaagcagtcttacctccatcagctctagtctttcagcatccctccaccaccccgacTCCTCACCTTCAGCCCGTTTCTACTCCAGCACGGGGAGGAGCACACGGAGGGGGGGGGCtctctgggtccgggctaaatgcagagctcggacccctctccccggacagggggagtaccctgggctTGGGAGTAagtaccgagctcggagccctctccctggacagcacgccaaatacgcataacctttactcagtttattatatgtaagtgtgaactcgtgaaacataatattctaaaaattgaaaatgagtgttatttatttagagGGCCATCAAAAGTATCTACAACTCATTTTCTTACTATAGGAATTTCACTTTAAATTGATATAGACTAAGAAACATTGCATTTctatattatttgcatttaaaaaaaggatGCCATGCACTGAAGATATAcataaactactgttcaaaagtcagtaagattttttttctcaaaataaatacttttattcagcaaagatgcattaacttgatgaaaagtgacagatagtgttacaaaataattattttttaaataaatagtataccactgaactttttattcatcaaatagcctaatcctgaacaaaatattgaaaaaatataaagcagcacaattgttttccacattgataataataataataataataataataaatgcttcttaagcagtaatggctgctgaaaatgtagctttgttgtcactgaaataaattaagttttaaaatatatttgcaataaaaatttcacaa
This genomic stretch from Onychostoma macrolepis isolate SWU-2019 chromosome 25, ASM1243209v1, whole genome shotgun sequence harbors:
- the nptna gene encoding neuroplastin a isoform X2, whose protein sequence is MSYAGNALVILFGVLMLHSGFAQNEPSIESTDHMILPMGYHSPPITLQCNLTASQSKHQESFWMKNGEEIPDTRGNDKNTEYKLNKPRPEDSGEYMCVYTFDSAPAANATIEVKATPDITGHKRSENKNEGEKAVLYCKSMGYPYPMWSWRKLDNGVSMEIDNASGRFFISSKDGYTELSIINLDINSDPGEYECNATNIIGSNSMPSVLRVRSRLAPLWPLLGVLAEIIILVLIIVIYEKRKKPDDVPDDDEPAGPMKTNSTNNHKDKNLRQRNTN
- the nptna gene encoding neuroplastin a isoform X1 encodes the protein MSYAGNALVILFGVLMLHSGFAQNEPSIESTDHMILPMGYHSPPITLQCNLTASQSKHQESFWMKNGEEIPDTRGNDKNTEYKLNKPRPEDSGEYMCVYTFDSAPAANATIEVKATPDITGHKRSENKNEGEKAVLYCKSMGYPYPMWSWRKLDNGVSMEIDNASGRFFISSKDGYTELSIINLDINSDPGEYECNATNIIGSNSMPSVLRVRSRLAPLWPLLGVLAEIIILVLIIVIYEKRKKPDDVPDAGPMKTNSTNNHKDKNLRQRNTN